In Triticum urartu cultivar G1812 chromosome 6, Tu2.1, whole genome shotgun sequence, the following proteins share a genomic window:
- the LOC125517467 gene encoding uncharacterized protein LOC125517467 — MVPVIDMDSFPVPPAEGTTYRKRNRVDRSKSRIRPDRGDATTGCRSAVLLTGQAAFAVRSCCLPASTVWAGTPPFRRSAIESCVQSAASPRRPRLCALPCSLLAQAVGALRRYLPAPHTRAMDKLSPVGNNCISSGTSSVSPRCFFARLISKHEATARWSGFGTMLIARVQGSREAVGSVVLCMLMVSWTRVTNSTCQLRKLLS; from the exons ATGGTCCCCGTCATCGACATGGACTCTTTTCCCGTTCCGCCAGCCGAAGGCACCACCTATAGAAAAAGGAATCGAGTCGATCGATCCAAATCCCGGATCAGACCGGATCGCGGCGATGCCACGACAGGTTGCCGGTCTGCAGTCCTCCTCACGGGACAAGCTGCGTTCGCGGTGCGCTCTTGCTGCTTGCCGGCTTCGACGGTGTGGGCCGGGACGCCGCCCTTCCGCAGATCCGCAATCGAGTCGTGCGTCCAATCTGCCGCCTCCCCTCGACGTCCACGGCTCTGTGCTCTTCCGTGTTCTCTCCTAGCGCAGGCTGTGGGGGCGCTACGCCGCTATCTGCCGGCTCCTCATACAAGAGCGATGGACAAACTGAGCCCTGTGGGAAACAATTGCATCAGCTCAGGGACGTCCAGCGTTTCTCCTCGATGTTTCTTTGCACGCCTCATCTCCAAGCATGAAGCCACGGCGAGAT GGTCTGGTTTTGGTACTATGTTGATAGCAAGGGTGCAAGGCTCAAGGGAAGCAGTCGGTTCTGTAGTTCTTTGTATGCTTATGGTATCTTGGACGAGGG TTACAAATTCAACATGTCAGTTGAGGAAGCTGCTGAGTTAG